A stretch of the Filimonas lacunae genome encodes the following:
- a CDS encoding tetratricopeptide repeat-containing sensor histidine kinase, whose protein sequence is MWDRFHLSVSGVFTLIVIVLLLSNAPVALAQKHPEYITQLSNETLYTDTNAIKQAIKEARTLEDDYLDSAINKLRVALKSSFRLKYNKGIFACLTDMGVIFHIHNQNAKSIDVLKQALPYCDTSKQGRTWLLNTYLAIGYRYEFIDMKDSAGNYYYKALDAIEHYHIDNVNALTKTYFQIIFFWLNMAEDTEKPLYTDKYINTAVAYLNKAEQQVLSDNKIALCRITLSKGNIHYMKRELKDARVYYRRFLQLAALPEAKDLSSFITQTYAQLSRTYLDEQIVDSALYYAQKAVQHFKENGAKDTALLIGALYYQGEAYIQQKKYARAISVITPALTIAKTQPLSRQYHGHHLLSMAYQAMGNYKAAWEHQKAYSNVIDSLSQERNLRSISQMEIKYEVAERDKELARRELTINSRDNKIKTQRLWLYVTIAVAISILLIHILLFRQIIHKQRIAALRMQQEKEMALLQAMIEGEEKERLRIANELHDGIGGLLGTIYMQLGAAIKAHHLQNDAAFTEVLQMQENAYEELRKVAHNFMPDILQQEGLEVATRVFCNRVRNTDAIDINYEVVGDIPRFRPSLELASYRIIQELTHNILKHANASEALIQLAYIGNCLSVTVEDNGIGIQGTPGGNKTGMGIHTIQDRIKKMGGRFDLVSSKNNGTSINLHFVITEADLILSKN, encoded by the coding sequence ATGTGGGATAGATTTCATTTAAGTGTATCTGGAGTATTTACACTCATCGTTATTGTATTGCTGTTATCCAACGCCCCGGTGGCATTAGCCCAGAAGCATCCGGAATACATTACCCAGTTATCTAACGAAACCTTATACACCGACACCAATGCCATTAAACAGGCTATTAAAGAAGCACGCACATTAGAAGACGACTATTTAGATAGCGCCATCAACAAGCTGCGGGTAGCGTTGAAAAGCAGTTTCCGTCTCAAATACAACAAAGGCATATTTGCATGCCTTACAGATATGGGTGTTATTTTCCACATACACAACCAGAATGCAAAATCTATTGATGTACTAAAGCAGGCGCTTCCCTATTGCGATACCAGCAAGCAGGGGCGCACCTGGCTGTTGAACACCTACCTGGCTATTGGTTACAGGTATGAGTTCATTGACATGAAAGATTCGGCAGGTAATTACTACTATAAAGCGCTGGATGCAATAGAACATTATCATATTGACAATGTGAACGCCTTAACAAAAACCTATTTCCAGATTATTTTCTTTTGGCTGAATATGGCAGAGGATACGGAGAAGCCTTTGTACACCGACAAATATATTAATACTGCCGTGGCCTATCTGAACAAGGCCGAGCAACAAGTATTATCTGATAACAAGATTGCACTATGCAGAATTACGTTGAGCAAAGGCAACATACATTATATGAAACGCGAGCTGAAAGATGCGCGGGTTTACTACCGGCGCTTTTTACAGCTGGCTGCCCTGCCCGAAGCCAAAGACCTGTCTTCTTTTATTACCCAAACCTATGCACAACTATCGCGTACCTATTTAGATGAGCAGATTGTAGACAGCGCTTTGTATTACGCACAAAAAGCAGTGCAACATTTTAAAGAGAACGGCGCGAAGGATACCGCCCTGCTTATTGGCGCTTTATATTACCAGGGTGAGGCCTATATACAACAAAAGAAATACGCCAGGGCTATCAGCGTTATCACACCGGCTTTAACCATAGCTAAAACACAACCGCTTTCGCGACAGTATCACGGCCACCATTTATTATCGATGGCTTACCAGGCAATGGGCAACTATAAAGCAGCGTGGGAACATCAGAAAGCCTATTCCAATGTTATTGACAGTTTAAGCCAGGAAAGAAATTTACGGTCTATAAGCCAGATGGAAATAAAATACGAAGTAGCAGAAAGAGATAAAGAGCTGGCCCGGCGTGAACTGACCATTAACAGCCGGGACAATAAAATTAAAACCCAGCGGCTATGGCTGTATGTGACCATTGCGGTTGCTATTTCTATACTGCTTATACATATTCTTTTGTTCCGCCAGATTATACACAAGCAACGCATTGCCGCCCTGCGCATGCAACAGGAAAAAGAAATGGCCTTGTTGCAGGCCATGATTGAAGGCGAAGAAAAAGAACGTCTCAGAATTGCCAATGAGCTGCACGATGGCATTGGCGGTTTGCTGGGCACTATTTATATGCAGCTGGGTGCAGCCATTAAAGCGCATCATTTGCAAAACGATGCAGCCTTTACCGAGGTATTGCAGATGCAGGAAAACGCTTATGAAGAATTACGTAAGGTGGCACACAATTTTATGCCGGACATATTACAGCAGGAAGGACTGGAAGTAGCTACCCGCGTTTTTTGCAACCGCGTTCGCAACACAGACGCTATTGATATTAACTACGAAGTGGTGGGCGACATTCCCCGGTTCCGCCCCAGCCTGGAACTGGCATCTTATCGAATTATACAGGAGCTGACACATAATATCTTAAAACATGCAAATGCCAGTGAAGCATTAATACAACTGGCCTATATAGGCAATTGCCTGAGTGTAACAGTAGAAGACAATGGCATAGGCATACAGGGCACCCCTGGCGGCAATAAAACCGGAATGGGCATTCACACGATTCAGGATAGAATTAAAAAAATGGGCGGAAGGTTTGATTTGGTTAGCTCTAAAAACAATGGCACCAGCATTAACCTGCATTTTGTAATTACAGAAGCCGACTTGATTTTGTCAAAAAACTAA